A genome region from Thermincola ferriacetica includes the following:
- a CDS encoding putative signal transducing protein, protein MWTVVYIAPNRNVAESLKTVLASEGLLVMLRPIGVPHLGEFGAVEILVPESEVEEAMEILNSSVR, encoded by the coding sequence ATGTGGACAGTTGTTTATATTGCGCCAAATCGAAATGTTGCCGAATCCCTGAAAACAGTTCTGGCATCTGAAGGGTTGTTGGTCATGTTACGTCCGATAGGCGTGCCTCATTTAGGGGAATTTGGCGCAGTAGAAATTTTGGTCCCGGAATCCGAAGTGGAAGAAGCAATGGAAATTTTGAACTCCTCAGTCAGATAA